DNA sequence from the Alosa alosa isolate M-15738 ecotype Scorff River chromosome 2, AALO_Geno_1.1, whole genome shotgun sequence genome:
tagctgctgcagggtgtgtgtgtgtgtgtgcagtgtgtatcgtagctgctgcagggtgtgtgtgtgtgtgtgtgtgtgtgtgtgtgtgtgtgtgtgtgtgtgtaccttgctgtgtgtgtgtgtgtaccttgctgtgtgtgtgcagtgtgtatcgtagctgctgcagggtgtgtgtgtgtgtgtgtaccttgctgtgtgtgtgcagtgtgtatgcgtagctgctgcagggtgtgtgtgtgtgtgtgtgtgtgtgcgtgtgtgtgtaccttgctgtgtgtgtgcagtgtgtatcgtagctgctgcaggtgtgtgtgtgtgcagtgtgtgtgtgtgtaccttgctgtgtgtgtgcagtgtgtatcgtagctgctgcagggtgtgtgtgtgtgtgtgtgtgtgtgtgtacgtaccttgctgtgtgtgcagtgtgtatcgtagctgctgcagggtgtgtgtgtgtgtgtaccttgctgtgtgtgtgcagtgtgtagcgtagctgctgcagggtgtgtgtcgtgtgtgtgtgtgtaccttgctgtgtgtgtgcagtgtgtatcgtagctgctgcagggtgtgtgtgtgcactgtgtgtgtgcagtgtgtatcgtagctgctgcagggtgtgtgtgtgtgtgtgtgtgtgtgtgtgccttgctgtgtgtgtgcagtgtgtatgcgtagctgctgcagggtgtgtgcgtgtgtgtgtaccttgctgtgtgtgtgcagtgtgtatcgtagctgctgcagggtgtgtgtgcaccttgctgtgtgtgtgcagtgtgtagcgtagctgctgcagggtgtgtgtgtgtgtgtgtgtgtgcaccttgctgtgtgtgtgcagtgtgtagcgTAGCTGCTGCAGGAGCAATGTgcaccttgctgtgtgtgtgcggtgtgtaaGCTGgctgctgcagggtgtgtgtgcgctgctgtgtgtgcgtgtgtgtaccttgctgtgtgtgtgcagtgtgtagcatagctgctgcagggtgtgtgtgcaccttgctgtgtgtgtgcagtgtttagCATAgctgctgcagggtgtgtgtgcaccttgctgtgtgtgtgcagtgtgtagcgtagctgctgcagggtgtgtgtgtgtgtgtgtgtgtgtgtgcagtgtgtgtacgtATCTGCTGCATGGGTGTTGTGTGTCGacgatgtgtgtggtgtgttggtgtgtgtgtgtgtgtgtgtgtgtgtgtaccttgctgTGGAGCCGATAGCTGCTgcgatggtgtgtgtgcaccttgtgtgtgtgtgtgtgtgtcccttgctgctgcagggtgtgtgtgcatgtgtgtgcaccttgctgtgtgtgtgcagtgtgtagcgTAGCTGCTGGGGGAGCTGTGTGTcgctgctgtggtgtgtgtgtgtgtgcagtgtgtgtgtgtgtaccttgctgtgtgtgtgcggtgtgtgtgtgtgtgtcgtgtgtgtgtgtgtaccttgctgtgtgtgtgcagtgtgtatcgtagctgctgcagggtgtgtgtgtaccttgctgtgtgtgtgcagtgtgtgtgctcattagCTGCTGCAggattgtgtgtagtgtgtgtgcacctgtgtgtgtgcagtgtgtggcgtgtgtgtgtgtgtgtgccttgctgtgtgtgtgcagtgtgtatcgtagctgctgcagggtgtgtgtgcaccttgctgtgtgtgtgcagtgtgtagcgtagctgctgcagggtgtgtgtgcgtgtgtgtgcaccttgctgtgtgtgtgcagtgtgtatcgtagctgctgcagggtgtgtgtaccttgctgtgtgtgtgcagtgtgtatcgtagctgctgcagggtgtgtgtgcgtgtgtgtgcaccttgctgtgtgtgtgcagtgtgtagcgtagctgctgcagggtgtgtcgtgtgtgtgcaccttgctgtgtgtgtgcagtgtgtagcgtagctgctgcagggtgtgtgtgcaccttgctgtgtgtgtgcagtgtgtgcgtgGCTACTGCAGGATGATGTCATTGTGCACTAAcattgtgtgtgcagtgtgtaagtAGCTGCTGCAGGGGGTGTGTGTCGCGTgcacttgctgtgtgtgtgcagtgtgtgtggtggctgctgcaggagtgtgtgtgcaccttgctgtgtgtgtgcagtgtgtagcgtagctgctgcagggtgtgtgtgcaccttgctgtgtgtgtgcagtgtgtagcgtagctgctgcagggtgtgtgtgcaccttgctgtgtgtgtgcagtgtgtatcgtagctgctgcagggtgtgtgtgcaccttgctgtgtgtgtgcagtgtgtagcgtagctgctgcagggtgtgtgccaccttgctgtgtgtgtgcagtgtgtagcgtagctgctgcagggtgtgtgtgcgtgtgtgtgcaccttgctgtgtgtgtgcagtgtgtagcgtagctgctgcagggtgtgtgtgcgctgctgtGCTTGCGGCTGGAGGCCGTGCTGTAGCAGCTGGTAGTAGGGGGAACGCggaaggggtgggggcagaggcCCTGCCCTCATCAGCTCGGCCGGATCTCCCGGAGACAGGCATCCCCACGGCAACGcatctgatcacacacacacacacagacagcaatgCATTTAATGATACAGTGATGTTGCATGATACACACAAAACTGTTACAGTACCCTATGTTATTAACACCAATACTTTGAGAAtggcattttattcaaattttAATAAAAGCCTTATTTGTTATccgtaaaaaataaaatttaaagTTTCCATGTTCTTATCCTATTCAGTCTATTCAGATTAAAACCAGCAGGCTCGGGCATGTGACTCTTTGATccttctgtcattccactttacatttcaagttacttacccattacttttaaaactagtagaaaatgtattaaaaaatcctctgttgaatgaaaatTAACTTTATGCGTTAAATATCAAACTTTTTTCTTAtaaccgtctttatgtggctcttctgagattaaaaaaaataaatttggtaaaagtggctctccaggcaaaaaaggtttCCGACCCCTGGTCTATTCTATTAGTTATATTACTGGCTTTGTGCTGCGGTATTGTTTCATTGATATTGGTATGGAGATCATTTCGCCAATGTGTCGATCTCCTGGAGGTGTGGATGTTTCTACCTGTGTATATCTCCTGGATAAGAGCACATACACTGATACTCGCAAATGCAAGCAAAATAGGCGTACTGtcaagccctgtgtgtgtgtgtgtgtgtgtgtgtgtccctactatagactgtatatatagaactataatcaacataattagctctcttagacgtatttaagaacaccaataaacaaaaaaaagcgtTTCAGTTGATACACAACACTCACCAGACAAGGAACaaaccgattgttgtttgtactgtttagctaactcacagcgccaaaattcatccagccagctagccttgGTAGCCGAGTGGAAGCctgcgttgtggaaaggagaaggcGGGTTTTCACTTGACAAGAGTGTTTAACTGCGGCTGAGTGTGGCAACTGAGTGGAGTGTGCCTGACCCagactcctcttcactgcgcgTACTTCAGCTTTGCTGCGCGGCCGCCGCTTCTGGAAATTGGctcaaattttccaagatggcatCGCCTGCGGCagcttcaattccatagaacactgcagaatgcagccacactgtccagttctatatatacagtctatggtcccTACCCATGCATATCTCCTGGATAAAAGcacatttgctgtgtgtgtgtgtgtgtgtgtgtgtgtgtccctaccTGTGCATATCTCCTGGATAAAAGcacatatgctgtgtgtgtgtgtgtgtgtgtcctacccgTGTATATCTCCTGTATAAGAGCACACATGCTGTAGATGTCAGCCTTCTCTGTGCAGAGCTGCTGCTTCACCACCTCAGGAGCCGCCCAGTTCATCAACGcagcaggcagaggaggaggggaaccGCAGGGAGACACACTCccatcactaacacacacacacacacacaccacgcacacacacacacacgcacgcacgcgcacacacatacacagagagtaatacacacacacgcacgcacgcacacgcacgcactcacacacacacacaaacacacatacacagagagtaatacacacactgaaaatgcacATAATGTTTCTAGCTTGTGTagatttgtggtgtgtgtgtaaaaaggcaAGGTGTCTTACACAGACGTAATGAAGCCCAGGCTGGTGAGTTTGGCGAGGGTGGGCCGCACCATCAGGACGGAGTGTGAGGAGAGTGAGCGCAGCACCAGCTTGCATGTGTGCAGGTACAGCAGCgcctcacacacctgcagcaggaCACCTAACATACCCTCCACAGGCAGCACCGGCAACGCCTcccgctgcgcacacacacacacacacacaattacaacacacacacacacacacacaattacaaacacacacacacacacacacacaaacacacacacacacacacacacacactacaaacacacacacacacatgcacacacacacacacacacacactacaaacacacgcacacacaattacaaacacacacacacacacacacacacacacacaaacacacacacacacacacacacacactacaaacacacacacacacacacacaattacaaacacacacacacacacactacaacacacacacacacacaattacaaacacacacacacacacacacacacacgcacacacacactacaaacacacacacacacacatgcacacacacacacacacacacaattacaaacacacacacacacacacacaattacaaacacacacacacacacacacaacacacacacacgcacacacacagacacgcacacacacacaattacaaacacacacacacacacacacacaacacacacacaacacacacacacagcacagcacacacacacacactataaacacacacacacacagtgcaaacacacacacacatatgcacacacacacacacacacacacacacacacacacacacacacacacacacacagacacacatacatgaaaacacaaacaaacaaacacacacacacatccacacaaacacacagacattcacacatacagtacacacacacactcacacatacacacacacacaaagataaggCACACATCATTGAGTTATCACATGAAATTACTGGGCAAATTATGCGTTATTATTGATGGTGTTAGCGCCAGTATTATTGGTAATGCTGTAATGGTGTATAATGTCGTGCAGCGGTCCGATGTGCACCCTCTCGAACACCAGACGAGTGTGTAGGTCTGACCCCAGAGCCACGGCCAACAGCTGCAGCAGGTGCGGATGGAGCAGACgactgcagcacagcacagcacacagcacacagcgcacacagtacacacagcacagcacagcacacacaacacagctggcacaacacagcacagcctggcacagcacagcacacacagcacagcacagcacagcacaaccagccacaacacagcacaacacagcacagcctggcctggcctggcctggcacagcacagtgcacggcacagtacaacacacacaacctggctggcacaacacacacaacacagcacagcacacacacacaacacacacaacacagcacagcacacacaacacacagtggtgTGAGTAGGCTATGAGTATGGTATGACTAGGCTATGAGTAGGTTATGATATGAGTAGGCTATGAATATGGTATGACTAGACTATGAGTAGGTTATGAGTAGGCTATGACCAGGCTATGTGTATGGTATGAGTAGGCTATGAGTAGGCTATAAGTATGGTATGAGTAGGTTAGGAATATGGTATGAATATGTTATGAGTAGGCTATGGATGTAGGTTATGAGTAGGCTATGTATGAATATGAGGCTATGAGTGggttaggctatggtatgtagATATATATGATATGAGTAGGCTATGAGTTATGAGTAGGCTATGGAGTAGGTTATGAGTATGGTATGAGTATGGTGTAATTAGGAATATGGTATGAATAATATGTTATGGTAGGCTGAGTGGGTTAGGTTATGAGTGATGATAGGCTATGAGTGGGTTATATGATAAAGGGGTTATGAATAGGCTAGAGGAATATCATTAGTatgagtaggctataggctatgagTAGGGTATGAGTGGTTATGAGTAGGCTATGGTAGGCTATGAGTAGGCTATGAGTGGGTTATGTAGGTTATGAGGGCTATGGTGGTATGAGTAGGTTAGGAATATGGTAAGAATATGTTATGAGTAGGCTATGAGTAGGTTAGGAATATCGTATGAGTAGGCTATGAGTAGGCTATGAGTAGGGTATGAATAGGCTAGGAGTAGGGTATGAGTAGGTTATGAGTAGGCTATGAGTAGGCTATGAGTAGGTTATGAGTAGGCTATGAGTAGGCTATGAGTATGGTATGAGTAGGTTAGGAATATGGTATGAATATGTTATGAGTAGGCTATGAGTAGGCTATGAGTATGGTATGAGTAGGCTATGAGTAGGTTATGAGTAGGCTATGAGTAGGCTATGAGTATGGTATGAGTAGGTTAGGAATATGGTATGAATATGTTATGAGTAGGCTATGAGTAGGTTAGGAATATCGTATGAGTAGGCTATGAGTAGGTTATGAGTAGGGTATGAGTAGGGTATGAGTAGGCTATGAGTATGGTATGAGCAgtgtttgggtttgtgtgtgtacctgcagtaGTCCTGCTCTCTCTGCAGCACGTCCCTGTAGCTGTGCAGCCTCCCCACCTCACTGCCACTCTGGGGGAGCAGGTCCTTCACCGTCACACGGCAACCCCTCCAGCTGGAACTACCATGAGACATGAACACCTATCTCAGGCTGTcacgctgtctgtctgtgtgtctgtctgtctgtctgtctgtgtgtctgtctatctgtgtgtctgtctgtctgtctgtgtgtctgtctgtctgtctgtctgtctatctgtgtgtgtgtctgtctgtgtgtctgtctgtgtgtctgtctgtcattaaTCTTAAGGGGAAGCTACACCCggtgcgtaactgaagcgttcctttacgacgcgtaaaatccattttagaaaactgggcccagttccccgaaagcatcttaagcctaagagtagtgctgggcggtatgaccaaaaatgtatgtcacggtatttttctaaattcttacggtttcacggtatatgacggtattttttcccccatgcataatcagatgttcacagcattttctacaggttgagggaagaattgctgcagtacattgactaaggatggtctattttactgtcatgatgtagaataactctacactagtggtaatgcagttttgcatggccccagaaaatgatgctgtttacaaagagccactcatgattctaatgaagaatctaatcagaatgcaaagacaattgcagtcaaaatacagaactgtactgtgcaaatttcacaaacatcttgtagcctataaaaccaatacaaaaagttgtttggtgggttgctaactaacgacatcatcacctactagccagctagtagggagggaaagtaatctcatcgtcatctagtggttgcgttcctagagtttagcggagtggatgggattttttttttagaaaaaatatatctcggtgcacattgggatcttaatttaatgccttccatatgttaggcactggggtcacctctattgcttcaagtggtcataccttatttttaggatcagttgaattgttttgagtttttgtcgtaacacggtgataaggaactacagctgcatgtgacgtcaACTGCTTAACTTTGCTTAattggcttaacatatttttgtaataacggaacgtgatgtaaaccgcgtggtgataacctttatgtcaggataactggtgttgtgcttctactcacatgaagagctagctgtaagtgttaaagtgtcaatgctaaccaggctaataaacaaacc
Encoded proteins:
- the LOC125285210 gene encoding inactive serine/threonine-protein kinase TEX14-like, encoding MVKFDLPLSSPASPAAERQRRKEWLIIEFLNSCMSQMQSLVQQRLPGETRSTPSSSKMLLRPPSLKDLLKPGGSDLCLSKKSSSRSGPWGSVQCFGFGKLCVERRGQLVGLQACIPLVSDVELTLQEDEPPTDFTLGDHTHMSNSSWRGCRVTVKDLLPQSGSEVGRLHSYRDVLQREQDYCSRLLHPHLLQLLAVALGSDLHTRLVFERVHIGPLHDIIHHYSITNNTGANTINNNREALPVLPVEGMLGVLLQVCEALLYLHTCKLVLRSLSSHSVLMVRPTLAKLTSLGFITSV